The Mixta hanseatica genome includes a region encoding these proteins:
- a CDS encoding S-type pyocin domain-containing protein produces MRHPQPVAVSVVQMSMWPDRDTGFYRYEVTDDAGVRVPVFITPDKAPGTEPLSPEVPQIPEVIIHTGNQNGSQPTVIIEALPPAGDTGYRELILIPPVASGLKPIYIMFNDPRNLPGEVTGSGQEVSGNWLDPASKEEGAPVPVQIADKLRWRTFSSFDSFRKAFWTEVGNDAELAKQFNKQNQVHLKKGKSPFTAEKDRAGKRERFELHHIKPVGKGGAVYDIDNIRVLTPKHHIEIHAKKEG; encoded by the coding sequence GTGCGGCACCCGCAGCCTGTAGCCGTGTCGGTGGTGCAGATGTCGATGTGGCCGGACAGGGATACCGGTTTCTACCGTTATGAAGTGACGGATGATGCGGGTGTGCGCGTGCCGGTTTTTATTACGCCGGATAAAGCGCCGGGAACGGAGCCGCTGTCACCGGAAGTTCCGCAAATCCCGGAAGTGATTATTCATACGGGAAATCAGAACGGCAGCCAGCCTACGGTCATTATTGAAGCACTCCCTCCCGCCGGGGATACCGGCTACCGTGAACTGATTCTGATCCCACCGGTAGCCTCCGGTCTGAAGCCAATTTATATTATGTTCAACGACCCGCGTAATTTGCCGGGAGAAGTTACGGGTTCGGGACAGGAGGTGAGCGGTAACTGGCTCGATCCCGCCAGTAAAGAAGAAGGCGCGCCAGTTCCGGTGCAGATCGCCGATAAGCTGCGCTGGCGCACCTTCAGCAGTTTCGACAGCTTTCGTAAGGCGTTCTGGACGGAGGTGGGGAATGATGCGGAGCTGGCTAAGCAGTTTAATAAGCAGAACCAGGTACATTTAAAAAAGGGAAAGTCGCCGTTTACAGCAGAAAAAGATCGGGCAGGTAAACGTGAGCGTTTCGAACTTCACCATATCAAACCTGTCGGTAAAGGCGGGGCTGTCTATGATATCGATAATATCAGGGTGCTAACGCCAAAACATCACATTGAAATTCATGCGAAAAAAGAGGGGTAA
- a CDS encoding bacteriocin immunity protein, with protein MSDKSLSDYTENEFLEFVRKICRAEGETEAEDDKLVDEFRRLTEHPDGSDLIFYPRDNREDSPEGIVQEVKAWRAANGKPGFKPS; from the coding sequence ATGTCTGATAAAAGCCTATCCGATTATACGGAAAATGAATTTCTGGAGTTTGTCAGGAAAATCTGTCGGGCGGAAGGTGAAACAGAAGCTGAAGATGACAAATTGGTGGATGAATTCAGACGTCTTACGGAACACCCTGACGGCTCCGATCTTATTTTTTATCCACGGGATAACAGAGAGGACAGCCCGGAAGGGATTGTTCAGGAAGTTAAAGCGTGGCGTGCCGCTAACGGCAAACCTGGTTTTAAACCGTCCTGA
- a CDS encoding colicin-like bacteriocin tRNase domain-containing protein produces the protein MSGGDGKDSRGPTGGVNGVSGSGGPNGGKGWTTTTDPGGWTVHHYTGGGNSTSSQGKGGGNGNSGSASGSTRVNLSLFPEAQASIAAGMSINISVIDGLWGFTFLKSKTVTGAIETALSRLTGLVTEAAPLAGRFAGVVVGSLLPTTLAKDDPDYMGPIHDRIVQALLAEKVTDIAPEALPLAGTVPVKARIQDIVKDEKQLIAVVRPGKTEPAEQVQVVQAVATPRKDVYQVRLVNGMPPLHIRISDQTQSAANQPADVISDVKDDAPASVMPAGGNNTHDAIVYFPSEAQQEPIYISVIDVIPASNLKQLNELAEKQKTEWALTSQLDQLNAALPRIQSPDYKLPDLTDDENVLFRQDSYAAQRAQIKLFEIIHARAGAEALEAEAVVAHAKGEADKAARLLQQVTELRNSLPAMEAQLAALREEAAKIHAQYEVMYTAANERFFQQRAEANQKAVAAYRQQRKEEQENALKEAMATARIKSADQLKQEIEAALQAITIPLADRQRVETVKLPNTIKINIPEIAVRKPEINIPQIITPKPVINIPSFNFPAPPSFMPQKSLAERQAWAQTRLAVPGTVVLRGFSSAEPFSRSPLSFAGHETGSVTFAGEGADSLWQRATEVRRILQQTSHPLPAVAMLTAISMAGSDISTVMLAGEVLGLPSEAELRQAHDTVKLSLTAQLVQQGKPAGHCAGAAPAACSRVGGADVDVAGQGYRFLPL, from the coding sequence ATGAGTGGTGGAGATGGAAAAGATAGTCGTGGACCTACAGGGGGCGTTAACGGCGTTTCAGGTTCAGGCGGACCTAACGGCGGGAAAGGATGGACCACCACCACCGATCCAGGTGGCTGGACAGTGCATCATTATACCGGAGGCGGTAACAGTACCAGCAGCCAGGGAAAGGGTGGAGGGAATGGCAATAGCGGATCGGCTTCAGGAAGTACCCGCGTCAATCTATCACTATTTCCTGAAGCCCAGGCATCAATAGCGGCGGGAATGTCGATAAACATTTCTGTGATTGATGGTCTGTGGGGTTTCACTTTTTTAAAATCGAAAACGGTCACTGGCGCGATTGAAACCGCCCTCTCCCGCCTGACGGGATTGGTTACGGAGGCGGCCCCTTTAGCCGGTCGTTTTGCAGGCGTCGTAGTTGGATCGTTATTGCCCACGACCCTCGCTAAAGACGACCCCGATTATATGGGGCCAATTCACGATCGTATTGTGCAGGCGCTGCTGGCGGAAAAAGTCACCGATATTGCGCCAGAAGCTTTACCGCTCGCAGGCACCGTGCCGGTAAAGGCCCGTATCCAGGATATCGTAAAGGATGAAAAACAGCTTATCGCGGTGGTGCGGCCGGGGAAAACAGAGCCTGCTGAACAGGTGCAAGTCGTACAGGCTGTCGCCACGCCACGTAAAGATGTTTACCAGGTCAGGTTGGTGAACGGGATGCCGCCGCTCCATATCCGCATATCCGATCAAACTCAGTCGGCAGCCAACCAGCCCGCAGATGTGATTTCAGACGTTAAAGATGATGCTCCGGCAAGTGTGATGCCGGCAGGCGGTAATAATACCCATGATGCCATCGTGTATTTTCCGTCTGAAGCACAACAGGAACCGATCTATATTTCGGTGATCGATGTCATACCGGCCTCAAACCTGAAACAGCTGAACGAGCTGGCAGAAAAACAAAAAACTGAGTGGGCGCTGACATCCCAGCTTGATCAGCTCAATGCTGCACTACCGCGTATTCAAAGCCCGGATTATAAGCTGCCGGATTTGACTGATGACGAGAATGTGTTGTTCAGACAGGATAGTTATGCTGCGCAACGGGCGCAGATTAAATTATTCGAAATTATCCATGCGCGGGCCGGTGCGGAAGCGCTGGAGGCTGAAGCTGTTGTTGCACACGCAAAAGGCGAAGCGGATAAAGCGGCGCGTCTGTTGCAGCAAGTCACCGAACTGCGCAACAGCCTACCGGCAATGGAAGCGCAGCTTGCCGCATTACGTGAGGAAGCAGCTAAAATACATGCGCAATATGAGGTGATGTATACAGCCGCGAACGAACGTTTTTTCCAGCAGAGGGCAGAAGCCAACCAAAAAGCGGTGGCGGCTTATCGTCAACAGCGAAAAGAGGAGCAGGAAAACGCCCTGAAAGAGGCGATGGCAACGGCCAGGATTAAATCAGCAGACCAACTGAAACAGGAAATTGAAGCGGCATTGCAGGCGATAACTATTCCATTGGCTGACCGGCAAAGAGTGGAAACTGTAAAATTACCTAATACTATTAAGATCAATATTCCCGAAATCGCTGTTCGCAAACCAGAAATAAACATTCCGCAGATCATTACGCCCAAACCAGTAATAAATATTCCCTCGTTTAATTTTCCTGCACCCCCCTCTTTTATGCCGCAAAAAAGCCTGGCGGAGCGCCAGGCATGGGCGCAGACCCGGCTTGCTGTACCGGGAACCGTGGTGCTGCGAGGGTTTTCTTCCGCAGAACCATTCAGCCGTTCCCCACTCAGCTTTGCCGGACACGAGACCGGCAGCGTTACTTTTGCAGGAGAGGGAGCCGACAGTCTGTGGCAGCGGGCCACAGAGGTACGCCGTATATTGCAACAGACCAGCCATCCATTGCCTGCGGTTGCCATGCTGACCGCCATCAGCATGGCGGGGAGTGATATCAGCACGGTAATGCTGGCGGGAGAGGTGCTGGGCTTACCGTCAGAAGCGGAACTGAGACAGGCCCACGATACGGTTAAACTTTCCCTGACTGCTCAACTGGTGCAACAGGGAAAACCAGCTGGGCATTGCGCTGGTGCGGCACCCGCAGCCTGTAGCCGTGTCGGTGGTGCAGATGTCGATGTGGCCGGACAGGGATACCGGTTTCTACCGTTATGA